A segment of the Thalassoglobus sp. JC818 genome:
AAAACCAAGAGGCAGCGACTGTCGCCAGGACAATGACCATGCCCATTAAGACGAGAAGTCGAAACGAACTCGGCAGCTCCAATCGGGAAATGCGGAAATAAATGACATCAACGGCGAAGGTGATCCAGAAGATCGCACAGGCAATGGCGATCAGTAGAGCAATCCCTTCGAGGAAAACGTACCGACGAATCGCTTGCCGAAACTTGCTCAGAACACTCTGAATTTCCTGGGGGAGCACAGATGCACCTCTTCTGTTGTGATCAGGCAAGACGAAGCAATTTTCTTGTCAGCCATTCTGCCGACAAGAGGGCAGCCAACAGGACCATTAACCACTTTCGATCCCAAACTTCCTGGATTTTCTGATCAATCGTCACGGACTCACTTCTGTTTGGCAAACGCAAGGCGACCTCTTCCGCCGCTTGTTCGATTGGGAAATAGTCCCCTCCGGTCCCTTCAACCAGCTGTTTGAGAATTCCAACCTCCTGAACAAACGAAGCTGCCTCCTGTCGAGGGAAGAGCACGTCGATCTCCTGAGTAATACGTTCATTGGAATCAGGGACATCATACTCAAATCGATACCGCCCGGGCTGTAATGGTCGATAGTCTCCAACGAACTCCGAAGGCCGAACTCGATCTTTCGTGAGTGTCGGCCCCGGGAGAATCGGTTGATTTCGAGGACCGTACAGATCAAGAGAAATCGAATCCGCCACAAGCGGCTCGAATTCAGGTGTTAGAGATCGTACCCGCAAAGGGACAGATTGGCCCAGATCAAACTCGCGTCCATCGAGAATGAAGAAGCTGCGCTGAAGTCCTCTCTTCGAACGACCTTCCGCAGCTTTGCGAACTGCCTTGATCCAGAAACGTTCGAAGTAGCTTTCCTCGATGGCACGTAATCGCCACATCTCCGGGCTTCCGAGATAAAGGACATTCCCCTGCCCGAATCGCTGACTGGCGATCAGAATCGGTTGCCCTCCTGGCCCACGTGCGAGCGGATCGGTGAATTCTGCAAAGACAGTTGCGCCTGCTTTGGCTCCGACGGTGGGATACGTCCGGTAGACACCGGGAAACTCTTCCCACGCATCGGATTCACCATCTTCATCGACTTTCAGAAACTCGGCGACCTGCCCCTCTTGAGTAAACCCGACTGGAAAGGGAGTTGTCGCCACGTCGGTGTTTCCCAGCCGAAGACTGACTTCTTCGAGCAAGACGGGATACAACTTTTTGATCTGCGAGAGTTCCTCGCTGGCAGCCAGTTCGGACGTGTAGACATCCCCAGCGACGACCAAAACTCCTCCACCTTCGTTCGAAACCCATTCATTGAGCAACTCTTGCTGCTCATCGGAAAGTTGCGACCAGTCAGGATCAAACGCCAGCACCACGTCGTACTCGTACATCGATTCCTTGTCTTCTGGAAATCGAAAGAGCAGGCGATTGGATTCCTGGCTGATCCCTACGGTTCCCGTTTGCAGCCAGACATCGACGAGAATCGACGGATGGCGATGCAGAACGTTTTTGGAAAATCGATAGTCTCGCATCGGACCACCTGCGACGACGAGCACTCGCAGCGGACGATCATACAGGCTGACCGTGCGGCTCAGCTGATTGTCTTCATCGCGAATTTCCTGACCGTCCTGCAGCTTGGCCCTGAGTGTGAATTCGTATTCGCCAGCTTCACTTGGCTTAAGATCAAAACGAATCTCAGTCGGGGCTGCGTCCGTTGACATGGTCGTATTCTCGGTGAGAACAACGATTGGCTCGGGATCGTTCGGTCCCTGTTGAAGAAGCTCGACTTGCACAGAATCTCCGGTGACACCCTGCCCGTTGAGAATCGCGGAGAATTCGAAGGAGTCGCCCTTCTGCACGTCGGTCGGAGCAATCACGCGGACAACTTCGAGATTTCGTGGTTCCTCAGTCCCTCCAACACCAACGGTGACGAGCCTGACCTGTTCTGCGATGGCTCGTTCGCGCGGAATCGAAACTTCCTTGCCGGCGTTCACTGCTCCGTCAGAGACAACCACGATTCCGGAAAGCGTCGCTCCGCCTGCTTCGACGAGCAGTTGGTCAACAGCATCTCCCAAACGAGTGAGATGCCCTTCGGGAGCCAGCACGGCAGACCAGTCAAAATCCACATCCGACTCACTCGAAGAATCAGAGATCGGAGCGGACGCTGTCGCTTGCTGCGAAGCAGTTCCATCGCCTTCAGAGCGTTGAGGAAGCCGGACGAGCAATTCGCTCACGTTGTCCTGAAACGTGTAAACGTCGACGATATGGTCGGACCGCAACTCGTCGATCAGTGGTGAGTCTTCAAGAAGCGTTCGGACAACCTCTGCCCGCGTGGTGCTTGGGGCTGCTGAAGTTCCGGGATCGTTGCCAGCGGGCTGCTGCATCGACGTTGATGTATCGACGAGCAGAATGACGCGAGAGCTGCGAAACGCACTCGTTTGAGTCCGCACATGAGGATTCAAAGCGATGACAATCGCAATGGCGAGGAACGACAGTCGAAATCCGCCGAGCAGCGTTTTCCAGAACCAGGGGAGTCGAGACGTATCTTTGCGGACGAAGAGCAGCGTGGCGATGACAGCCATGCCAATCAAAAAGAACGGCAACCACTCCCACCATAAGTATGGCCAGTCAAACTCCAGATTGGACGTTGTCGACGACGTTCCGGACTGGCCCAACAATAATGACGGCGAAAAATTCAATTGACAGGACTTACTAGTAAAGGTGTCATCCGTTCCATGCCCTGTGGATCACCTGACGAGACTTTTCCCGCCGACAGGGACTCCCGGAAATTGTAGCAGTCTGAGCACACGCGTCGACAGGGACTGGTTGATGCGCAACAGAATTTCGATCTGTCCGGGATGGATGCACTTCCGCTGTGATCGCGGAAAACTCAATTAAAAAAAGATCGGTTACCCGAAGGCAACCGATCTATCTGGCATCTCTCAGCGTTTTTCAGCTTCTCTTGGGGTCAGTGCGAGAACTTCTCCCTCCTGACGCTGAGAGAACGTCAACTCATTTAGTTCACGCTATCGCAAGTGTCGCAAGGAGCGGCACAAGCTGGTCCGGCAACATCGCAGGCGTCGCAAGGATCGTTGCAGACAGGGATCTGTCGGCAGACAGTCTTTGGAACACAGCGAGTCTTGGTCACGCTGACCTGTCGTGGAATTCGCTTCACGTTTGTGACGTAACGAGTTTCGCAAACTGTGCGTGGGACACAGTAAGGAACTTTGCGTGTACGTGTTTCACAGGTGTACGAGCAAGTTGTGTAAGGAACCTGCTTCGTGCGAGTTTCACAGGTGTAGGTGCAAGTGGTGTAAGGAACCTTACGGCAGACCTGCTCACAGGTGTATGTGCAGGTGGTGTAAGGAACCTGCTTGCATTCACGAACCATGCAGCAAGTAGTGTAAGGAACCTGTCGGGTGCGAGTTTCGCAGCGATAGGTGCAAGTGGTGTAAGGAACTTGCTTGGTTTCGCAGACTGGAGTTCGAACACAGACAGTGTAAGGAACTTTGCAGGTCTTGACTTCTGGAACCATGCGGGTGCAGGTGACTGTTTTGTTGACAGTCTTTGGGCACCAGACTTTGCGGCAGATTGTGCGTGGTGGATCCTGGACCATCACACGTCGCGTTTGGCCTGGCTTGTAAACGCAGCAGCATGAGTTTTCGTCGTAGCAGAAAGTGCCTGGGTCCTGAACGCACTTCTCGTAGCATTCTCCTGGGACAGTTTCGGAGACTGTTTTCCACTCACCGCACTGAACAGGAACGCATTGAGTTGTGGTAACAGGTCGGAAGACTGTCTGGCAGACATCGCGGTAGCAAGTCTTGTAGTCGACTTTGCAGCTTCGAACACAAACGTTGCGGTAGCAAGTTTTGTATTCAGGAATGCGAACAGTGTAGCACTGGTTGCGGTAGCAAGTCTTATAGACTGGTCGGCAGTAGCTGACTGTTCGGTAGCAGGTCTTGTAGACAGGCTTGCGAATTGTCTGCGTGACGCAGCGGTAGCAAGTCTTGTAGTGAGGAACCCGAACGGTGTAGCACTGAGTCCGGTAGCAAGTCTTGTAGACTGGCTTGCGGACGGTGTAGCACTCGTCGCGGTAGTGAGTGTCGTAGACAACTCGCTGGCAGGTGACAGGTGTCTTTTCAACGCAAGTGTCGTAGACAGTCACGCATTCGTTGTACGTTTCCGTACACATGATCGTTTCGCGGACTGTTTTGTACGATGGACCGCAATTGACTCGTGCATTGCAGTAGTCGCCCATCGTTCCGCATGTGTCCAATGGGCAGCAACGGAAGCGACCACTTCCGCAGAACAGCCCAGCCTCTGTTTCAGCAGCACTTGCCATTGCCATGCAGGCAGCAAGTAGCGGCACCCATAAATTGTGTCTCATGACTCCGGTCCTCTTCAACTAACCCCAACTCTCTGGACGCTCCAACAGCGACCACTAGTCAGGATTTCGGCGCATCCATCTTCCGCACTTCACGCAATCGGAACGTCTTCCCTACTCTCGCAGGTCTTCGCGATCACTAACCTTGTGCAACCGCAACGACACGTGAATGCGTTGTTCTCGATACGTTGGGAATCAACGTCAGGATGTGTCAGAATGGATCGACCGGTAGAACCCGCACGCTTGACACTCGATCAGCCGGTCGAGACATGAAGTGGATCTATCGCTTCAGGAATCCGGCAACCCCCTCAAGGTTGTCATCCCTTGACTACCTTCCCAAAGACCACCAATCGCTAAAGAGAGAATTGGTTCATGAAGTTTGCCATTTGCCAAGAGTTGTTCGAAGGCTGGAGTTGGAAGAAACAGTGCGAGTTTGCGGCTTCTGTCGGTTATACCGGAATGGAAGTGGCTCCATTCACGTTGGGCTCGAATGTTCAGGAAATCACTTCAGAACAGCGACAGGAACTGGTTCGCGTCGCAGCTGACAACGGTCTTGAGATCATCGGGCTGCACTGGCTCCTCGCGAAAACAGAAGGCCTCCACCTGACAACTGCCGATTCCGACGTTCGCAAAGCTACGAGCGACTATCTCATCGAACTCGGAGACTTGTGCGGCGATCTCGACGGAAAAGTGATGGTCTTCGGCTCTCCATTCCAACGGAATCTCGAAGAAGGTACGGACTCACAACAGGCATTCGACCGGGCTGCGGACGTCTTCAAATCTGCAATGCCCAGAATTGCAGATCGAGGTGTGCACCTGCTGATGGAACCTCTGACAACCAAAGAGACAGATTTCATCAACACCTGCGATCAAGCTGCCGAACTGATCGCTGCCGTCAATCATCCCAACTTTGCCCTGCATCAAGACGTGAAAGCGATGCTGGGAGAAGGAACTCCCCTCCCAGAGCTGATCCACAAACACCGAGCGATCACACGGCACTTCCACGTCAACGACAGCAATCTCCTCGGCCCAGGCATGGGAGAAACGGACTATCATCCGATTTTCGAAGCACTCCTCGAGTCGGGTTACGACGGCTGGGTCTCCGTCGAAGTCTTCGACTACTCCCCCGGCGCAGAGAAGATCACTCAAGAAAGCATCGACTACATGCGCCAGATCCTGTCCGACCTCGGCCAAGAATCTCGCTGACCATACCGTGAGAAGTCTCGCTGCGCCCACTCTAAAGAATTGACCGACTAAGGTCCTACATAATCCCAACGCTCCAGCACGTCACTTACTTGATCATTGTCATCGAGTACGATTGCGACGCTGTGTGCAGTGGTTACGAGTCCGTCCCTGACAGCTTTACTGCAACGTACAAAATTGATGGAGTCGTGTGTTACGTTCGAGCCTTTCTCATCAAGAGCAACAAATCGTCCTGCAGACTGAAACTGGCATTCATAACCCCAGCTTTCCATCTGAAGCGTGGCGTCACTGGCAGACGTCCCATTTGGGATCTGAGCAACAATTGCAGGCCTCGTAATCAATTCGGACGTCGAACGGCAACCGAAAGCGATCAAGAGCAGGAACAGGAAGACAGACCGTCTTCCGAATGAATGTGAGGCAAACCGCCTGCGAGGGATTCCCGGACACTTCATTGATTAACCGCGTAATACTGATGTCAATTTGCAAAGCATCGTTCAACTGAATCGCACTTCAGAATCTCAAGAGCGTTCAGACGAACTGCTTTTCCGAAACCTAAGACTTTCGTGCTGATCCTTCTTCCCTAGTTGCGAAGACCGGCTATTCAACGCGTTGATCCCAACAGGGCGTTTTCGATGGCGGTGACGTCATAGACGCAGCCGCCCCAGGTTCCTCCGCTGGCTTGTTGCAGCAGTGCCCACATCCGCGTCTCGTCCGGAAGGTCTGGATCGGCGTGCAGTCGGTTTGTCACGGAGCGCTCAGCCAGAATCGCCGCACCGGCTTGTGGATCGACGCGTTCGCTTTCCGTGCCGACGAAATTAATTGAGCCGGTTAACTCTCCGCAATCGATCACGATTTCAATGAGATCGCCATCTTGAAGCTTGGCGATGGGTCCGTCAGCTAAGGCTTCCGGACCGACGTGACCAATGCAGGCTCCTGTCGATACTCCTGAAAAGCGAGCATCGGTGATGACTGCCACGTGCTTGCCCCATGGAAGGAACTTGAGGGCGGAAGTGATTTGATAGGTCTCTTCCATTCCGGACCCAAGTGGACCACGGCACATCAGCACAAGAATATCGCCCGCTTCAACTTTCCGGTCGCCTTGCCCTTTGACAGCCCGGATCGCTTCCCGTTCTGAGGTAAAGACCTTCGCCGGGCCGAGCTTACGATAAACTCCATCGGAATCGACAACACTCGAATCGATCGCCGTGCTTTTAATCACAGAACCTTCAGGAGCAATATTTCCAACTGGAAACGTGACCGTACTCGTCATTCCTCGCTGTTTCGCTGCTTCAGGAGAGAGGATGACATCGTCCGGATCAACACCATCTTTCTCCTGCAACATGTTACGAAACTGTGTTCGTCGATCGGAAGCTTCCCACCACTCGAGAACATCTCCCAATGTGATGCCAGCAGGCGTCATGACATCAAGCTTGAGTAGATT
Coding sequences within it:
- a CDS encoding sugar phosphate isomerase/epimerase family protein, with the protein product MKFAICQELFEGWSWKKQCEFAASVGYTGMEVAPFTLGSNVQEITSEQRQELVRVAADNGLEIIGLHWLLAKTEGLHLTTADSDVRKATSDYLIELGDLCGDLDGKVMVFGSPFQRNLEEGTDSQQAFDRAADVFKSAMPRIADRGVHLLMEPLTTKETDFINTCDQAAELIAAVNHPNFALHQDVKAMLGEGTPLPELIHKHRAITRHFHVNDSNLLGPGMGETDYHPIFEALLESGYDGWVSVEVFDYSPGAEKITQESIDYMRQILSDLGQESR